One stretch of Sphingomonas rosea DNA includes these proteins:
- a CDS encoding YerC/YecD family TrpR-related protein, which yields MKQAPVSPAPSRDGDALFEELCRALLTAPTPDAMARLLTDLCTPQEIRTLAERWHVARLLDGSDLSYRDIHDATGVSTTTIVRVARFLRQEKNGGYRAAIDRLKDQDSAD from the coding sequence ATGAAACAAGCGCCCGTCTCCCCCGCCCCGTCCCGCGACGGCGATGCCCTGTTCGAGGAACTGTGCCGCGCTCTGCTGACGGCGCCGACGCCCGACGCCATGGCGCGCCTCCTCACCGACCTGTGCACCCCGCAGGAGATCCGTACCCTCGCCGAGCGCTGGCACGTCGCCCGCCTGCTCGACGGGAGCGACCTCTCCTACCGCGACATTCATGACGCCACCGGCGTTTCCACCACCACCATCGTCCGGGTCGCCCGCTTCCTCCGCCAGGAGAAGAACGGCGGCTATCGCGCCGCGATCGACCGGCTCAAGGATCAAGACAGTGCTGATTGA